GATCCTCGGGCCCCAGTAAGGGGCAAGAAACGCCGGATTGCGCCGCAGGGTGCCATCTCCGGCACCACGTATGGCGCATGTCTGACCGCACACAGAGAAGCGCGCGATAACCCGGCCGGAAGTCCGGCCGCCGGCATCGCCATCACCCCTGGGCGGCTGAATGACGGTCCCGTCCGGGGGTATGCTGCGCTCCGTGCAAGTACGTGGACCGATCGAAGTGTCGAGGAGGGGCACGCGTGCCGACAATCAGCCAGCTGCTGCGCCTGGGACGGAGGGTCGAGCCCTCGAAGAGCAAGTCCCCCGCGCTGGAGTTCTGTCCGCAAAAGCGGGGCGTGTGCATTCAGGTGCGGACGATCACGCCGAAGAAGCCGAACTCGGCGCTCCGGAAGATCGCCCGCGTCCGGCTGACGAACGGGGTGGAGGTCACCGCCTACATCCCGGGCATCGGCCACAACCTCCAGGAGCACTCGGTGGTGCTGATCCGCGGCGGCCGCGTCAAGGACCTGCCGGGCATCCGGTACCACATCATCCGGGGGACGCTCGACTCCGCGGGCGTGCAAGACCGCCGGCGGGGCCGGTCCAAGTACGGGGCCAAGCGGCCCAAGCAGGCGGGGGTGGCGTAGATGCCGCGCAAGGGATCGGTGCCGCGCCGGACGGTCGTGGGAGACCTGGTGTACAGCAGCCCGTCGGTGACACGGCTGGTCAACAAAGTCATGACGCGGGGGAAGAAGAGCCTCGCCGAGCGGATCGTGTACGGCGCGCTCGATTCGCTGAAGGACAAGGGCGGCAAGGAGCCGGCCAAGACGCTCGAGGCGGCGCTGCACAACATCATGCCGGTGCTCGAGGTGCGGCCGCGGCGCGTCGGCGGCGCGACCTACCAGGTGCCGGTCGAGGTGCGGCCCGAGCGCCGGGTTTCCCTCGGTATGCGCTGGCTCGTGACGTATGCCCGGCAGCGGCCGGGCCGGACGATGCGGGAAAAGCTCGCGGCCGAGATCCTGGACGCGAGCAACAACACGGGCGCCGCGGTGAAGCGGCGCGAGGACACGCACAAGATGGCGGAGGCCAACAAAGCCTTCGCCCATTATCGGTGGTAGGGTTCGGGGGTCCATGGTCACGCAGCTGGAGACGAAGAAGGTCAACATGACGGCTCAAGTCTCGCTCGACAAAATCCGGAACATCGGGATCATCGCCCACATCGACGCGGGCAAGACCACGACGACCGAGCGCATCCTGTTCTACACGGGGCGGACGCACCGCCTCGGCGAGGTCGACGAGGGCTCCGCGACGATGGACTGGATGATCCAGGAGCGCGAGCGCGGCATCACGATCACGTCCGCGGCGACGACGTGTGTGTGGCGCGGCCACAGCATCAACATCATCGACACGCCCGGCCACGTGGACTTCACCGCCGAGGTGGAGCGCTCGCTGCGCGTGCTCGACGGCGCGGTGGTGATCCTGAGCGCGGTGGAAGGCGTCCAGCCGCAGTCGGAGACGGTCTGGCGCCAGGCGGACCGGTACGGCGTCCCGCGCGTCGTCTTCATTAACAAGATGGACCGCACCGGAGCCGACTTCTACCGCACGCTCGGCATGATTCGGGACCGCCTGGAAGCCAAGGCGGTCCCGCTGCAGATCCCGATCGGCGCCGAGGACGGCTTCCAGGGCGCCGTCGACCTGGTGCACATGACCGCGATCGTGTACACGGACGACCTCGGCACGCGCAGCGACGAGACCGAGATTCCCGCGAACCTCCGGGCGCTCGCGGAGGAGCACCGGGGGCATCTCGTCGAGGCGGCGGCCGAACTCGACGATCACCTGACCGAGAAGTACCTGGAGGGCAAGCCGCTCACCGAGCAGGAGATCCTCGGGGCGATCCGGCGCGGCACGATCGAGGCGAAGATCACACCGGTGCTGTGCGGCACGGCGTTCCGCAACAAGGGCGTCCAGCCGCTGCTCGACGCGGTCGTGAACTTCCTGCCGTCCCCGTTCGACATCCCGCCCGTCGAGGGTGAGAACCCCAAGACCGAAGCCAAGGAAACCCGCCCGGCCGATCCGTCGGCGCCGTTCTGCGCGCTGGCTTTCAAGATCGTCACCGATCCGTACGTCGGCAAGCTGACGTACTTCCGGGTCTACTCGGGGACGTTGAGCGCGGGATCGTACGTCTACAATGCGACGCGCGATCGGCGCGAGCGCGTGAGCCGGATCCTCCAGATGCACGCGAACCACCGCGAGGACATCGAGTCCGTCTCCGCCGGGAACGTCGTCGCGGCGGTGGGGCTCAAGGACACCACGACCGGCGACACGCTGTGCGACGAGGCCAAGCCGGTCGTGCTCGAGTCGATCAAGTTCCCCGAGCCGGTGATCTCCGTCGCCGTCGAGCCGAAAACCCACGCCGACGAGGAAAAGCTCAGCGCGTCCCTCGCCAAGCTGGCGGAAGAGGATCCGACGTTCAAGGTCCGGTTCGATCCGGAGACCGCCCAGACGATCATCTCCGGCATGGGCGAGCTGCACCTCGAGATCATCACCGACCGTCTGCTCCGGGAGTTCAAGGTCGGGGCCAACGTCGGGCGGCCGCAGGTGGCCTACCGCGAGACGATCCGCAAGGCCGTCAAAGCCGAAGGGCGCTACATTCGCCAGACCGGCGGCCGCGGTCAGTACGGCCACGTCTGGCTCGAAGTGGAGCCGCTGCCGCGCGGCACCGGCATCGAGTTCGTCGACAAGATCACTGGCGGACGCATCCCGCGCGAGTACATCCCGGCCGTCGAGTCCGGCGTGCGCGAGGCGACGGAGAGCGGCGTCCTGGCCAGCTATCCGGTCGTGGACGTGCGCGCGACGCTCGTCGACGGCTCGTACCACGAGGTCGATTCGTCCGAGATGGCGTTCAAGATCGCCGGGTCGATGGCGTTCAAGG
This portion of the bacterium genome encodes:
- the rpsG gene encoding 30S ribosomal protein S7, giving the protein MPRKGSVPRRTVVGDLVYSSPSVTRLVNKVMTRGKKSLAERIVYGALDSLKDKGGKEPAKTLEAALHNIMPVLEVRPRRVGGATYQVPVEVRPERRVSLGMRWLVTYARQRPGRTMREKLAAEILDASNNTGAAVKRREDTHKMAEANKAFAHYRW
- the rpsL gene encoding 30S ribosomal protein S12, whose product is MPTISQLLRLGRRVEPSKSKSPALEFCPQKRGVCIQVRTITPKKPNSALRKIARVRLTNGVEVTAYIPGIGHNLQEHSVVLIRGGRVKDLPGIRYHIIRGTLDSAGVQDRRRGRSKYGAKRPKQAGVA
- the fusA gene encoding elongation factor G, with amino-acid sequence MTAQVSLDKIRNIGIIAHIDAGKTTTTERILFYTGRTHRLGEVDEGSATMDWMIQERERGITITSAATTCVWRGHSINIIDTPGHVDFTAEVERSLRVLDGAVVILSAVEGVQPQSETVWRQADRYGVPRVVFINKMDRTGADFYRTLGMIRDRLEAKAVPLQIPIGAEDGFQGAVDLVHMTAIVYTDDLGTRSDETEIPANLRALAEEHRGHLVEAAAELDDHLTEKYLEGKPLTEQEILGAIRRGTIEAKITPVLCGTAFRNKGVQPLLDAVVNFLPSPFDIPPVEGENPKTEAKETRPADPSAPFCALAFKIVTDPYVGKLTYFRVYSGTLSAGSYVYNATRDRRERVSRILQMHANHREDIESVSAGNVVAAVGLKDTTTGDTLCDEAKPVVLESIKFPEPVISVAVEPKTHADEEKLSASLAKLAEEDPTFKVRFDPETAQTIISGMGELHLEIITDRLLREFKVGANVGRPQVAYRETIRKAVKAEGRYIRQTGGRGQYGHVWLEVEPLPRGTGIEFVDKITGGRIPREYIPAVESGVREATESGVLASYPVVDVRATLVDGSYHEVDSSEMAFKIAGSMAFKAAAQNAAPVLLEPVMKVEVTTPDQYMGDVIGDLSARRGRISAMEQRGGLRIVQAEVPLAEMFGYATQLRSNTQGRGTYTMEFSHYEEVPAGIAETLIKAGFSDKVAGR